In Harmonia axyridis chromosome 6, icHarAxyr1.1, whole genome shotgun sequence, a single window of DNA contains:
- the LOC123682012 gene encoding U6 snRNA-associated Sm-like protein LSm7, whose translation MASNGDKPKSNQSADNKEKKRKESILDLSKYLEKSIRVKFAGGREASGVLKGYDPLLNLVLDNTLEYLRDPEDPYKLTEDTRNLGLVVCRGTSVVLICPMDGMESIQNPFITQD comes from the exons ATGGCATCCAACGGAGACAAACCAAAG tcgaatcaatcagctgataataaagagaaaaaaaggaaagaatCCATCCTAGATCTTTCCAAATATTTGGAAAAGAGTATCCGTGTAAAATTTGCTGGTGGTAGAGAGGCCAGTGGTGTCTTGAAAGGTTACGACCCTCTTTTGAATTTGGTTTTGGACAATACATTGGAATATCTGCGAGATCCTGAAGATCCTTATAAGTTAACCGAAGATACTAGAAATTTGGGGTTAGTGGTGTGCAGAGGTACAAGTGTAGTGTTGATTTGTCCAATGGATGGTATGGAATCCATACAGAATCCTTTCATTACGCaggattaa